One window of the Cryptomeria japonica chromosome 7, Sugi_1.0, whole genome shotgun sequence genome contains the following:
- the LOC131039814 gene encoding uncharacterized protein LOC131039814 has translation MDRGGAGLLIEMHIVGVIELRLDTGTLLARFLAVVPALAPIANHVVIASQREAIDRIGQIASAATTISFDKLGRYMMSGPRSRSSTDHASSSHGEASDSDDQYITIGIPSPNEVAAIVGGSRHVQMSQYLAEDLLHSYRFISSRLGIPLVVVREEILRDRQATAASTHTPRQSQHVRRRDSFDAVSGQGSIGRPNSDQDSPSDGRSVRGRHDAC, from the exons atggataggggaggggcaggattgttgatagagatgcatatcgtaggtgtgatagagctccgcctagacacagggaccttgttggccagattTCTGGCAGTAGTCCCAGCCCTCGCCCCCATAGCgaatcacgttgtgattgcttctcaaagagaagcaattgataggattggacagattgcatcagcagCAACCACCATATCATTTGACAagctgggcagatatatgatgagtggaccacgttcgagatcatccacagatcatgcatcttctagtcatggggaagcttcagattcagatgatcaatATATTACTATTGGCATCCCCTCCCcaaatgaggtagcagctatagtcggaggtagtagacatgtacagatgtcacagtatttagccgaggacctgctacattcttaccgttttatttcatctcgacttgggataccattggttgttgtgagagaggagattctcagagacagGCAAGCTACCGCTGCATCGACacataccccgaggcagtcacaacatgtgcgtaggagagattcttttgatgctgttagtggacag gggtctattggacgTCCAAACTCTGACCAagactctccctcagatggtcgctctgttcgtggccgacatgatgcatgttga